In Streptomyces sp. TLI_146, the genomic stretch GGTGCAGGTACTGCTGCGGATCCCAGCGGGGAGCGGGCAGCGGGGTGGACGTCGGATCGGACGTGCCGGTGTGCTCCCGGGGCGCCGTCTCGACGGACTCCGGGACGAAATCGGAATGCATGTTCGAGCCCCCTTGCAGGTACGGGCGGGCGAAGCGGAACAGGGTCCCGGCCCCTCCATGCCCAATGGTGGGGGTTTATATATCTTGACGTCAAGAGACTTCACATCGACAGACCCTCTACACTGATCGTCATGGAGGACGAGGTCGACCGACTGGTCTCAGCATGGCGCCGCGAGCGCCCGGACCTCGACGTGGAGCCGCTTGAGGTGCTCAGCCGCGTCAGCAGGCTGGCGCGCCACCTCGACCGGGCGCGCAGGCTCGCCTTCTCCGAGCATCAGCTGGAACCCTGGGAGTTCGACGTGCTGACGTCGCTGCGGCGCGCGGGCGCGCCCTACCAGCTCTCTCCCGGGCAGCTGCTCACGCAGACGCTGGTCACCTCCGGCACCATGACCAACAGGATCGACAGGCTCGCCAAGAAGGGCCTGGTCGAGCGGCTCCCCGACCCCAGCGACCGGCGCGGGGTACTGGTCCGCCTCACCCCCGAGGGGCGCGACCGGGCGGACCAGGCGCTGGCCGGACTCCTGGAGCAGGAGCGGGCCATCCTGGCCCAGCTGTCGCGCACCCAGCGGGGCGAACTGGCCGGGCTGCTACGCCAGTTGACCGCCCCGTTCGACAACATCCCCGGCTAGGTCGACCGGCCCCACCCCGGCCCGGCGCGCGAGCGCGACGGCGGCCAGCGTGGAGTGCACACCGAGCTTGCCCAGCACGTTCTGCATATGGGTGCGGACCGTGTGCGGGGAGAGGTAGAGGCGCTCGGCGACGGCCTTGCGGCCGAGTCCGGCGACCATGCACCGCAGCACCTCGCGCTCGCGCGGGGTCAGCGACTCCACCAGGCGCTCGCTCTCGGTGCGGTGCTTGCGGGCGGCCGTGAGCTCACGCAGCACGCCGGTGAGCAGCGCGGGCGGCAGATGCGTCTCGTCCCGCAGCACCCCTCTGATCACCGCGAGCAGCCGCTGGAGCGAGCAGTCCTTGGCGACCCAGCCGGACGCCCCCGCCTGGAGGGCGAGCGCGGCGCGGCGCGGGTCGTCCTTCTCGGCGAGCACCACCGTACGCACGGCGGGCTGGCCCGAACGGACCCCGGCGACCAGCGAGATGCCGTCCACCAGGCCGTCGGCACCACCGCCGTCCGGCACGGCCCGGGCCACCGGCGCCCCGGCGAGCGCGCCGAGGTCGGCGTCGACGAGCATCACGTCGAAGCGGCGCCCCTCGGAGGCCCCCCGCTCCAGACAGCGCAGCGCGGCGGGGCCGCTGCCGGCCGCCGCGACGTCGACGTCGGGCTCGGCCGCCAGGGCGGCGGCCAGCGACTCCGCGAAGATTCGGTGGTCATCCACCACGAGAACCCGGATACGAACCACAGACACCCCCATGCGTCGGGGAACGGACCGGTCAGGGCACGGCGCCCGGAAGAGGAAGCACGGCAGTCGCGCGGCCGCCGCCGTGGACTGACTGGTACCCCACCCCGGGCGTCGTACCCGACTGTCTCGCCCCCTGATCAACACCGGCCCCCACCGGTGCTGTGCTTCAGAGTAGGGCCGTGGGCCGCAAGCGGAAGGCAATTTGCAGAACTGATTGGCCGGGGTGTTTAGGGTGTGGCCCATGTTTCGTTTTGAGACGGAAGTGGACAAGGCGCGACGGATTCTGCTGCACCAGCGGCTCAAGGACGCCAATACGGAACGCTCTTCGGCGCTCCGCGCCCTGCGCGGCGGTCCCGGCGAGAGGGAAGTGCCGCTGCACGTCTGGGCGCTGGACGCGAAGGGCGGCCTGGCGGGTGGTCTGACCGGCCGCGTCTGGGCGAGCTGGCTCCATGTGGACCAGCTGTGGGTGGACGCGGCGCACCGGGGCGCGGGCCTGGGCGCCGAACTCCTCGCCCGCGCCGAGGAGTCGGCCCGCACCGAGCACGCCTGCGCCTGGTCGCGCCTGGAGACCTGGGACTTCCAGGCACCCGGCTTCTACCGCAAACAGGGGTACGAGGTGGTGGGCGAGGTGCCCGAGTACCCGCCGGGCGTAACGGAGTTCACCCTGACCAAGCGGATCTGAGGGCCCGGGGTTCGTCTGCGGGCCGGTGGTGGGTTGCTCGCGCCCACGCGGCGGAGCCGCAAATGTCACAGCCCCGCGCCCCTGAGATGCGCCCCTGCGGGCCGCCCAGGGGATTGCCGCGCAGGGGATTGCCGCGCAGCGGCATCTTCAGGGGCGCGGGGAACTGCGCGACCAGCCACAGACGACCCGCAGACGCTCAGCGCAGCCTTCGCGCCCCCGTCGACGGGAGCG encodes the following:
- a CDS encoding MarR family winged helix-turn-helix transcriptional regulator, with product MEDEVDRLVSAWRRERPDLDVEPLEVLSRVSRLARHLDRARRLAFSEHQLEPWEFDVLTSLRRAGAPYQLSPGQLLTQTLVTSGTMTNRIDRLAKKGLVERLPDPSDRRGVLVRLTPEGRDRADQALAGLLEQERAILAQLSRTQRGELAGLLRQLTAPFDNIPG
- a CDS encoding response regulator transcription factor is translated as MVRIRVLVVDDHRIFAESLAAALAAEPDVDVAAAGSGPAALRCLERGASEGRRFDVMLVDADLGALAGAPVARAVPDGGGADGLVDGISLVAGVRSGQPAVRTVVLAEKDDPRRAALALQAGASGWVAKDCSLQRLLAVIRGVLRDETHLPPALLTGVLRELTAARKHRTESERLVESLTPREREVLRCMVAGLGRKAVAERLYLSPHTVRTHMQNVLGKLGVHSTLAAVALARRAGVGPVDLAGDVVERGGQLA
- a CDS encoding N-acetyltransferase; translation: MFRFETEVDKARRILLHQRLKDANTERSSALRALRGGPGEREVPLHVWALDAKGGLAGGLTGRVWASWLHVDQLWVDAAHRGAGLGAELLARAEESARTEHACAWSRLETWDFQAPGFYRKQGYEVVGEVPEYPPGVTEFTLTKRI